One Ruegeria sp. HKCCD4315 genomic window carries:
- a CDS encoding NAD-dependent epimerase/dehydratase family protein, with the protein MDWSSKNVLVTGGCSFIGSHLVESLVKRGAYVRVVDDLSSGIRENIDDVLQSGRVEFAEADLLDPTTAAKAVSDMNVVFHLAATHGGRGYISTHQAACSTNLALDSIMIREAHKAGVEQFTFASSGCVYPTSIQADPSETLYLTEDLVKPPYEADDLYGWAKLMAELSLKAYHEEHGFKCASVRYFTAYGERCPANHAVVAMIGRAFLQQNPFIVWGTGEQIRNWTYVSDIVEGTIRAAERIEDGTAINLGTMERTSVLQAAQMILERTNRDAEIKRDLSKPTGPYNRVADNSLAKTLLDWEPEVSFSDGLDRTIRWYFDSHDREALAQDFEESLTERGLEKPGRQIARAQAS; encoded by the coding sequence ATGGATTGGTCTTCAAAGAACGTGCTCGTGACAGGCGGGTGTTCTTTTATCGGATCCCATCTTGTGGAAAGCCTGGTCAAGCGCGGCGCATATGTCCGGGTTGTTGACGACCTTTCCAGCGGAATTCGCGAAAATATCGACGACGTCCTGCAAAGCGGCCGGGTGGAATTTGCCGAGGCTGACCTGCTGGACCCGACAACCGCCGCCAAGGCCGTATCGGACATGAATGTCGTGTTTCACCTGGCCGCCACCCATGGCGGGCGCGGCTATATCAGCACCCACCAGGCGGCCTGTTCGACCAATCTGGCGCTGGACAGCATCATGATCCGCGAGGCGCACAAGGCCGGGGTTGAACAATTTACCTTCGCGTCCTCGGGCTGTGTCTATCCGACCAGCATCCAGGCTGACCCCAGCGAGACCCTGTATCTGACCGAAGATCTGGTGAAACCGCCCTATGAGGCCGATGACCTTTATGGTTGGGCCAAGCTGATGGCAGAGCTGTCGCTCAAGGCCTATCACGAAGAGCATGGGTTCAAATGCGCCTCGGTGCGCTATTTCACCGCCTATGGCGAACGCTGCCCGGCTAACCACGCGGTGGTTGCAATGATCGGGCGGGCGTTCCTGCAGCAGAACCCCTTTATCGTCTGGGGTACCGGAGAACAGATCCGCAACTGGACCTATGTATCGGATATCGTCGAAGGCACGATCCGCGCAGCTGAGCGGATCGAGGACGGCACCGCGATCAACCTGGGCACAATGGAACGCACATCCGTTTTGCAGGCCGCACAGATGATCCTTGAGCGCACCAACCGCGATGCCGAGATCAAGCGAGATCTGAGCAAACCAACCGGCCCATACAACCGGGTGGCCGATAACAGCCTGGCCAAGACCCTGTTAGACTGGGAGCCCGAAGTCAGCTTCTCGGACGGGCTGGACCGTACGATCCGCTGGTATTTCGACAGCCATGACCGCGAGGCTCTGGCGCAGGATTTCGAGGAATCCCTGACAGAACGCGGACTGGAGAAACCAGGGCGGCAGATCGCCCGCGCACAGGCCAGCTGA
- a CDS encoding oligosaccharide flippase family protein has translation MAAVGNLFASNGMSMKREFTTSVAWSTAASWVEQIAAALIFLVIAKLIGVESFGIVSMAFAFLFLGEFLVRDTIAEAIVERHKIEPGRLEATFAVLMALSVVIVLVLVVIAHIAAIVYKEPIVTPLLIAASPTVLMIAAAGVPLALLRRRLAYKTLAIRTVVGVMLGGSVGIGMALNGFGAWSLVGQRLTEIAVNSLLTFIAAGWVPRKWPSRSELALVRGLGPRVLQLRFVTLVIFQTPTVMLGYFADPRAVGLFAFAARLAEIVLTVFVKNLQGVAQSVVAELRRKRDATAGFYLDLTELAAISGFVAYAGLALISYPLVELLLGPDWREAGQILPFLCLAYAVISLTSIQEAYLLAVDRPKPFLWATLAEAVLGLILIALASRYGPVATAAAVAVRALVALPLRMRATHVPEGISALQFLRVLKAPLVLAAGMSLIVGTWRLAMLGHIPDALYVASAILIGAGSVGLILFCFMPGAVARLRTFTHASP, from the coding sequence ATGGCCGCCGTCGGAAACCTGTTTGCCAGCAACGGAATGTCGATGAAACGAGAGTTCACCACCAGCGTGGCCTGGAGCACAGCAGCCAGCTGGGTGGAGCAAATTGCAGCAGCCCTTATTTTTCTGGTCATTGCCAAGCTGATCGGGGTGGAAAGCTTTGGCATTGTTTCGATGGCGTTTGCCTTCCTGTTTCTGGGTGAGTTTCTGGTCCGTGACACGATCGCTGAGGCCATCGTCGAGCGGCACAAAATTGAACCCGGACGGCTCGAGGCCACCTTTGCTGTTCTGATGGCCCTTTCCGTGGTGATCGTTCTTGTTTTGGTGGTAATCGCGCATATCGCGGCGATTGTTTACAAAGAGCCAATTGTCACCCCGCTGCTGATTGCGGCCAGCCCGACCGTTCTGATGATCGCCGCGGCGGGGGTTCCGCTGGCGCTGCTCAGGCGGCGGTTGGCATATAAGACACTGGCGATCCGCACGGTTGTCGGGGTGATGCTGGGGGGGAGCGTGGGCATCGGGATGGCGCTGAACGGGTTTGGCGCCTGGAGCCTTGTGGGTCAGCGCCTGACCGAAATTGCGGTCAACAGCCTTCTGACCTTTATCGCAGCAGGGTGGGTGCCCAGAAAATGGCCTTCCCGGTCTGAACTGGCGCTGGTGCGGGGACTGGGGCCTCGGGTTCTGCAATTGCGGTTTGTGACACTGGTCATCTTTCAGACACCAACTGTCATGCTGGGTTATTTTGCCGATCCGCGTGCGGTGGGCTTGTTTGCCTTTGCCGCGCGGCTGGCCGAGATCGTTCTGACCGTGTTTGTCAAAAACCTTCAGGGCGTGGCGCAATCGGTCGTAGCCGAGCTGCGCCGCAAGCGGGACGCGACGGCGGGATTTTATCTGGACCTGACTGAACTTGCCGCTATCAGCGGCTTTGTGGCCTATGCGGGTTTGGCCCTGATTTCTTATCCTTTGGTCGAACTTCTTCTGGGCCCCGACTGGCGCGAGGCCGGTCAGATCCTGCCTTTCTTGTGCCTGGCTTATGCGGTGATTTCTCTGACGTCCATTCAAGAGGCCTATCTGCTGGCCGTCGACAGGCCGAAACCCTTTTTATGGGCTACCCTTGCAGAGGCCGTCCTTGGCCTGATCCTGATTGCCTTGGCCAGCCGGTACGGCCCGGTTGCAACCGCTGCTGCCGTGGCGGTACGGGCACTGGTGGCCCTACCGCTGCGCATGAGGGCGACCCATGTGCCCGAGGGCATTTCGGCCCTGCAGTTTCTGCGTGTCCTCAAGGCACCGCTGGTCCTTGCCGCAGGGATGTCCTTGATTGTCGGGACATGGCGGCTGGCGATGCTTGGTCATATTCCCGATGCGCTTTATGTTGCGTCGGCAATTCTGATCGGGGCCGGATCTGTGGGTTTGATCCTGTTTTGCTTCATGCCGGGCGCTGTTGCCCGGCTGCGCACGTTTACGCATGCCTCGCCATGA
- a CDS encoding glycosyltransferase family 39 protein, producing the protein MMNDAQNVTGSEGSPLILPRIALGLCAMALFVLALTGAVSPAALSRVEYWWLMIASVAVLAISVTLRTPWQLAGLAAALFVAGLGAQLAIRSPVWFQHVRFSPPLFVYSMLAVIAAQGAATALVWWRHRLVGHVIRACSDLGWVRVVLFLLVMVAASKGVMDFIASETYPRLVKHVIIGSLFAGLNLASFVAILAAMPADRLTGLSTRLAKSLSLPGSGDEIRRFDRAFPYCLAIGLFLISTLISLAAFRGVPHLDDILYVFHARYLADGLVTLPIPPSTDAFDHYLMDSYQDRWFVTTFPGWPVLLAFGLQIGMPWIVNPLLAAISVLLLHRFMRVLTDRGTANLAALLMAISPWYISMAATQLIHTFTYALILGAWVLLLKARERPSVLLPFIAGALLGWLVMTRPLEGFYMGVLTGLWTLSFLKDKRHWQTVIAFGLGCIAVGGLIFPYVIHLTGDAFSTPLNTYYDKFWGPGSNALGFGPDIGAPDWGNVDVFKGHSPLEALINAQQNLYELNFSLFGWGGTSLAFALFFVLWGQWTRLTAAMAVIIVVTAGFYALFWFYGGFFAGPRYWFMMIVPLLILTAFGVVSAVQRLTRIYPAALVAQRIGGGIVLLCLCSVLVFESWLGFNRYPGINGYHAEYQDLARQEQYRNSLMFISTDVDKEFGSAFWLNDFSATSDSPLFARDLGPESNRDIAAAYPDRVIFFVDGRSSTRDRVAVISGPVSLADLE; encoded by the coding sequence ATGATGAACGATGCGCAGAATGTGACGGGCTCAGAGGGTAGCCCACTGATCCTGCCCAGGATTGCCCTAGGGCTTTGCGCCATGGCCCTGTTTGTGCTTGCCCTGACCGGGGCTGTCAGCCCGGCGGCTTTGTCTCGTGTCGAATACTGGTGGCTGATGATTGCCTCGGTTGCGGTGCTTGCGATCAGCGTCACCTTGCGTACGCCCTGGCAGCTGGCTGGTCTGGCCGCTGCGCTTTTTGTGGCCGGGCTGGGGGCGCAGCTGGCTATACGAAGCCCGGTCTGGTTTCAGCATGTCCGTTTTTCGCCGCCGCTTTTCGTATATTCCATGCTGGCCGTGATCGCGGCCCAGGGGGCCGCGACCGCGCTGGTATGGTGGCGGCACAGGCTTGTGGGTCACGTCATCCGGGCGTGTTCAGATCTGGGGTGGGTGCGTGTGGTTCTGTTCCTGCTGGTGATGGTTGCGGCGTCAAAGGGGGTGATGGATTTCATCGCCTCTGAAACCTATCCCAGACTGGTTAAACATGTGATCATCGGTTCCCTATTCGCGGGCCTGAACCTTGCAAGTTTCGTCGCCATTCTGGCCGCCATGCCAGCAGACAGGCTGACCGGCCTGAGCACGCGGCTTGCGAAATCGCTCAGCCTGCCCGGAAGCGGCGATGAGATACGCAGATTTGACCGGGCCTTTCCCTATTGCCTGGCGATCGGGCTTTTCCTGATCTCAACCCTGATCAGCTTGGCGGCGTTCAGGGGCGTGCCGCATCTGGACGATATTCTATATGTCTTCCATGCCCGCTATCTTGCCGACGGTCTGGTGACGCTGCCGATCCCACCGTCAACCGACGCATTCGACCACTACCTGATGGACAGCTATCAGGACCGATGGTTTGTGACCACGTTTCCCGGTTGGCCGGTGCTATTGGCCTTTGGTCTGCAGATCGGAATGCCCTGGATCGTCAACCCGTTGCTGGCGGCCATCAGCGTGCTGCTGCTGCATCGCTTTATGAGGGTGCTGACCGATCGGGGGACCGCCAATCTTGCGGCCCTGCTTATGGCGATCTCGCCCTGGTACATCTCGATGGCGGCGACGCAGCTGATCCATACCTTCACCTATGCTTTGATCCTGGGGGCCTGGGTCCTGTTGTTGAAGGCACGGGAACGCCCCTCGGTTCTCTTGCCGTTTATTGCCGGGGCGCTTTTGGGGTGGCTTGTGATGACCAGACCGCTGGAAGGGTTCTACATGGGGGTGCTGACGGGGCTGTGGACGCTGAGTTTTCTGAAAGACAAACGTCATTGGCAGACCGTCATTGCCTTTGGTCTGGGCTGTATCGCGGTCGGGGGGCTGATTTTTCCTTATGTGATCCACCTGACCGGAGATGCGTTCTCGACCCCGTTGAACACCTATTACGACAAGTTCTGGGGTCCGGGATCCAACGCATTGGGATTTGGCCCTGATATCGGCGCACCCGATTGGGGCAATGTCGACGTCTTCAAGGGGCACAGCCCGTTGGAAGCCCTGATCAACGCGCAGCAGAACCTGTATGAGCTCAACTTCTCATTGTTCGGTTGGGGTGGGACATCGCTGGCCTTCGCGCTGTTCTTCGTCTTGTGGGGCCAATGGACCCGACTGACCGCCGCGATGGCCGTGATCATCGTTGTGACGGCCGGGTTTTACGCCCTGTTCTGGTTCTATGGCGGGTTTTTTGCCGGACCACGCTATTGGTTCATGATGATCGTGCCGCTGCTGATCCTGACCGCCTTTGGGGTGGTGAGTGCTGTGCAGAGGTTGACCCGCATCTACCCTGCGGCTCTGGTGGCGCAGCGGATCGGCGGCGGGATTGTCCTGTTGTGCCTGTGCTCGGTTCTGGTGTTCGAAAGCTGGTTGGGGTTCAACCGATACCCCGGGATCAATGGCTATCACGCGGAATATCAGGACCTTGCCCGGCAGGAGCAATACCGTAACAGTCTGATGTTCATCTCGACAGATGTGGACAAAGAGTTCGGCAGCGCCTTCTGGCTGAACGATTTCAGCGCCACTTCGGACAGCCCTCTTTTTGCGCGTGATCTGGGACCTGAAAGCAATCGTGACATTGCCGCAGCTTATCCGGACCGGGTGATCTTCTTCGTCGATGGGCGTTCATCAACCCGGGATCGGGTGGCGGTGATCAGCGGCCCCGTCTCTCTGGCTGATTTGGAGTAA
- a CDS encoding class I SAM-dependent methyltransferase, giving the protein MVRSKANVMMNSKSYQAYQNSPYKSKKHSTYFDVYDTLFTPYIGKDITFIEIGVLGGGSLFMWREFFGPQARIIGVELNPEAKRWEQEGFEIFIGSQSDPDFLENLAKQVGEIDILLDDGGHTYEQQIITTECLLPHIREGGLLVVEDTHTSYMEGFGFKSRSFIKYATNMVDRINKRFSKLVSEASEKRVWGIRFYESFVVFEVNRKATSVASAPTDNGGKDLDAKDFRHADNQAYEQFLNKSQSMSALKAIPGMRTLARLARHLIALPSDIKRSKRLKEYF; this is encoded by the coding sequence ATGGTACGATCCAAGGCAAACGTGATGATGAACTCCAAAAGCTATCAGGCCTATCAGAACAGTCCCTATAAAAGTAAAAAACACAGCACCTATTTCGATGTGTATGACACGCTTTTTACGCCCTATATCGGCAAGGACATCACCTTTATCGAGATCGGGGTTCTGGGCGGTGGCTCATTGTTCATGTGGCGCGAGTTCTTTGGCCCCCAGGCCCGCATCATCGGCGTTGAGCTGAACCCCGAGGCAAAGCGATGGGAACAGGAAGGGTTCGAAATCTTCATAGGCAGCCAGAGCGATCCGGACTTTCTGGAAAATTTGGCCAAACAGGTCGGCGAAATTGACATCCTTCTGGATGATGGCGGCCACACATACGAACAACAGATCATCACCACCGAATGCCTGCTGCCGCATATCCGCGAAGGCGGTCTGCTGGTCGTCGAGGACACCCACACCTCTTACATGGAAGGGTTCGGGTTCAAGAGCCGCTCATTCATAAAATACGCCACAAACATGGTGGATCGCATCAACAAACGCTTTTCCAAGCTGGTCTCCGAGGCGTCAGAAAAGCGGGTCTGGGGGATCCGTTTCTATGAATCTTTCGTCGTGTTCGAAGTAAACCGCAAGGCAACCTCCGTCGCCTCGGCCCCAACCGACAATGGCGGAAAGGACCTCGATGCAAAGGATTTCCGGCACGCCGACAACCAGGCCTATGAGCAGTTTCTGAACAAATCTCAGAGCATGTCGGCGCTGAAAGCCATTCCGGGCATGAGAACCCTCGCCCGACTGGCGCGGCACCTGATTGCGCTGCCTTCCGACATCAAACGCTCCAAGAGACTGAAGGAGTATTTCTGA
- a CDS encoding bifunctional 2-polyprenyl-6-hydroxyphenol methylase/3-demethylubiquinol 3-O-methyltransferase UbiG, with protein sequence MATSDIRWHTECRRDYLDTIWDVITNEKPARIMEIGGTTSRSTSDRPLPDHVQSFTISDISAEELAHVSDEFDTLQINACGDVSHVDQRFDLIMSKFCGEHMPDGKQFHKNMHHLLADGGLAIHLVPTIFASPFLINWLFPEQLTRKAVQLLQPRRFDNKNTGKFPAYYSLCRGSTRYMQNALADVGFSDIKVHEYYGHHYYDKLFGLRQLDAGLSRMCARKEWSFYSSYAIIMTRK encoded by the coding sequence ATGGCGACATCGGACATACGCTGGCATACCGAATGCAGGCGGGATTACCTGGATACGATCTGGGACGTCATCACGAATGAAAAACCGGCCCGGATCATGGAAATCGGCGGGACAACCAGCCGTTCGACCAGCGACAGACCCCTGCCCGATCATGTCCAGTCCTTTACCATCAGCGACATCAGCGCCGAAGAACTGGCCCACGTCTCGGATGAATTCGACACATTACAGATCAATGCTTGTGGCGATGTCAGCCATGTGGACCAGAGATTCGACCTGATCATGTCGAAATTCTGCGGCGAGCACATGCCGGACGGCAAGCAGTTCCACAAAAACATGCACCATCTTCTGGCAGATGGCGGCCTGGCCATTCACCTGGTTCCGACCATCTTTGCCTCGCCTTTCCTGATCAACTGGCTGTTTCCCGAACAGCTCACCCGCAAGGCGGTTCAACTGTTGCAGCCCCGGCGCTTCGACAACAAGAACACTGGCAAATTCCCTGCCTATTACTCGCTGTGTCGCGGTTCGACCCGGTATATGCAGAACGCGCTGGCGGATGTCGGGTTTTCCGACATCAAGGTGCATGAGTATTACGGGCACCACTATTATGATAAGCTGTTCGGTCTGCGGCAGCTGGATGCGGGTCTGTCACGCATGTGCGCCCGCAAAGAATGGTCGTTCTATTCGTCCTACGCCATTATCATGACCCGAAAATGA
- a CDS encoding right-handed parallel beta-helix repeat-containing protein translates to MSTTITVSSAAELNQALSQATGGETILLAAGDYGDLSLNGTQFASTVTIKSADPNAPASFSTVKLNQASNITFDSINFDYSYSTGDYYFQRPFSVNYSSNITFTNSVFDGDYSGGAGTGVGLGIKSSDNVSVTNSEFKSWWKGVIATNSDGVDVVSTNIHSIRSDGLVFDNVDNILVAQNYFHDFGAMPGASDHRDMIQVQRANGSGSDNITIRDNIFDMGNGDHTQTIWMGGDGKDTSDPNVMHHNVLIQGNTIYNGHFHGISIDGANGLTITQNSVLHLDVASLTGGIEIPVINVTSGSKNVTIDYNIASQVRGYTGQSDWNVSNNALIQPGEYAQNFTYQATAQANGYTQYVVKLGSLADTLGAGSLYTTNPPGTSLDLLTSNTPVSPPTNGGSQPSISPTPPPANQPGTDQPTTDPDQPASGADQPDTGSNQPATDPDQPDTGTGQPIVDNQQTTGGQQQPSTGQSTVGSTPPATPIDTSGGSVGPEAVYVAIDLHRGGGSSEPDFNSWFSFNANQNGNLFAAANNAGQSNSLFATANNASQSGNLFAAVSNRDGGLRDNFQFMNLDRNNDAPDQINLFVNQAARQFQTFSDDNSAYNIPQGFGWYTGGQEQVRGFGDFFATEDDANTFEGSFGHLYDLFA, encoded by the coding sequence ATGTCTACAACAATCACAGTATCCTCCGCAGCAGAGCTGAACCAGGCTCTGTCACAGGCGACCGGAGGCGAAACAATTCTGCTTGCGGCAGGCGATTATGGGGATCTGAGCCTGAACGGGACTCAGTTCGCGTCGACCGTAACAATCAAGTCTGCCGATCCGAATGCCCCGGCCAGCTTTTCCACGGTCAAGCTGAACCAGGCCTCGAACATCACGTTCGACAGCATCAACTTCGACTACTCCTACAGCACCGGGGATTACTATTTCCAACGCCCGTTTTCTGTGAACTACAGCTCGAACATTACCTTCACCAATTCGGTCTTCGATGGGGATTATTCCGGTGGTGCGGGCACCGGGGTCGGGCTGGGCATCAAAAGCTCTGACAATGTCTCGGTCACTAATTCGGAATTCAAAAGCTGGTGGAAAGGCGTCATCGCCACCAACTCTGACGGGGTCGACGTCGTCAGCACCAATATCCACTCCATCCGGTCTGACGGTCTGGTGTTTGACAATGTCGACAACATTCTGGTCGCCCAGAACTACTTCCACGATTTTGGCGCGATGCCAGGGGCAAGCGATCATCGCGACATGATCCAGGTGCAGCGCGCCAACGGCAGCGGCAGCGATAATATCACCATCCGCGACAACATCTTTGACATGGGCAATGGCGACCACACCCAGACCATCTGGATGGGAGGCGACGGCAAAGATACCAGCGACCCGAATGTCATGCATCACAACGTGCTGATTCAGGGCAACACCATCTATAATGGCCACTTCCACGGTATTTCCATTGATGGCGCGAACGGGCTGACAATCACGCAGAACTCGGTCCTGCATCTGGATGTGGCCTCTCTGACCGGTGGCATCGAGATCCCGGTGATCAACGTGACCTCGGGCTCTAAGAATGTGACGATCGACTACAATATCGCGTCGCAGGTACGTGGGTACACAGGGCAATCCGACTGGAACGTGTCCAACAACGCCCTGATCCAGCCTGGCGAATATGCTCAGAACTTTACTTATCAGGCAACCGCGCAGGCGAACGGCTATACCCAGTATGTCGTCAAACTTGGCAGCCTGGCCGACACATTGGGCGCAGGCTCGCTCTATACCACCAATCCTCCGGGCACCTCTCTGGACTTGCTGACGAGCAATACGCCCGTGTCTCCTCCGACGAACGGAGGGAGTCAGCCTTCCATTAGTCCGACCCCGCCTCCTGCAAATCAGCCGGGAACGGACCAACCCACAACAGACCCGGATCAACCCGCGAGCGGCGCTGACCAACCCGATACAGGCTCGAACCAACCCGCAACCGATCCAGATCAGCCCGATACGGGCACCGGACAACCGATTGTCGACAATCAGCAGACAACTGGCGGGCAGCAGCAACCCAGCACCGGTCAGTCAACTGTTGGGAGTACCCCCCCCGCCACACCGATCGACACTTCAGGAGGAAGTGTCGGGCCCGAAGCCGTCTACGTTGCCATCGACCTGCATCGGGGCGGAGGCAGCTCAGAACCCGATTTCAATTCCTGGTTCTCCTTCAACGCGAACCAAAACGGCAATCTTTTTGCGGCAGCAAACAATGCCGGCCAAAGCAACAGCCTTTTTGCGACGGCGAACAATGCCAGCCAGAGCGGAAATCTTTTTGCGGCAGTGTCAAACAGGGATGGTGGCCTTCGTGACAACTTCCAGTTCATGAATTTGGACCGGAACAACGACGCACCAGACCAGATCAACCTGTTCGTCAATCAAGCCGCCAGGCAGTTTCAAACCTTTTCCGATGACAACAGCGCCTACAATATACCCCAAGGCTTCGGCTGGTATACGGGCGGTCAGGAACAGGTCCGGGGCTTCGGTGACTTCTTTGCAACTGAAGATGATGCGAATACCTTCGAAGGGTCTTTTGGACACCTTTATGATTTGTTCGCCTGA
- a CDS encoding right-handed parallel beta-helix repeat-containing protein, with translation MAAETSCATDDFKIGLPPAAAGQAVSDAGSLAAALQQAQGGETFLLAPGDYGALNLRKSFQSPVVIRSANPDKPACFTGLNLKGSRNVTLEGLYFDYTFREGDPHFTVPFKVSNSENIKITHSVLDGDYAYGTNSVIDGKAYGIGLRILESNNVQVIASDLRKWWAAVLTIRSGGLVFADNQIHIIRSDGIDIDAATGLTIASNHFFDFQRAVGSKDHSDMIQIMRVTPRGSSDIVIRDNIFDVGRGDYTQTIWAGQDGKDINLPVMRHRNVLVENNMIYNAHIHGISIHGSDNISIRKNSLIHVPGGHSSPAINISSDSSSVVIEQNVTSQIIGYEGQRDWVVLNNAIVQSESPSKNGFYDSQFIYYALGKRQGYNEYGVRPGSLVDSLKAGSTLAESYPTQK, from the coding sequence TTGGCTGCAGAGACATCCTGTGCGACCGATGATTTCAAAATCGGACTGCCCCCCGCTGCGGCAGGGCAGGCTGTGTCAGATGCAGGATCCCTGGCGGCTGCGTTGCAACAGGCCCAGGGCGGCGAGACCTTTCTGCTGGCACCGGGGGATTACGGCGCCTTGAACCTGCGCAAGTCGTTCCAGTCGCCGGTGGTGATCCGTTCGGCGAACCCCGATAAACCCGCCTGTTTCACCGGGCTGAACCTGAAAGGGTCCAGGAATGTGACACTCGAAGGGCTCTATTTCGATTACACCTTCCGGGAAGGAGACCCGCATTTCACCGTTCCCTTCAAGGTCAGCAACAGCGAAAACATCAAGATCACGCATTCGGTTCTGGATGGTGATTATGCCTATGGGACCAACTCTGTCATCGACGGCAAGGCCTATGGGATCGGGCTGCGCATTCTTGAAAGCAACAATGTCCAGGTGATCGCGTCAGACCTGCGCAAATGGTGGGCAGCGGTTCTGACGATCCGGTCGGGGGGGCTGGTGTTCGCGGACAATCAGATCCACATCATCCGGTCAGATGGGATCGATATTGATGCCGCAACGGGGCTGACCATAGCGAGCAACCATTTCTTTGATTTCCAAAGGGCGGTGGGGTCGAAAGATCACAGCGACATGATTCAGATCATGCGGGTCACGCCCCGGGGGTCATCCGACATCGTCATTCGCGACAATATCTTTGATGTTGGTCGGGGCGACTACACGCAGACCATCTGGGCTGGTCAGGATGGAAAGGATATCAATCTGCCCGTCATGCGGCATCGCAACGTGCTGGTTGAAAACAACATGATCTACAATGCGCATATCCACGGCATATCGATTCATGGATCGGACAATATCTCGATCCGAAAAAACTCGCTGATCCATGTCCCCGGCGGCCATTCCTCTCCGGCAATCAACATCTCGTCCGACTCCAGCTCTGTGGTGATCGAACAGAATGTCACCTCGCAGATCATTGGATATGAAGGGCAGCGTGACTGGGTGGTGCTCAACAATGCCATTGTACAAAGCGAAAGCCCGTCGAAGAATGGCTTCTATGACAGTCAGTTCATTTACTATGCGCTTGGGAAGAGGCAGGGGTATAACGAATATGGCGTGCGCCCCGGCAGTCTTGTTGACAGTCTGAAGGCCGGATCGACATTGGCGGAAAGCTATCCAACACAAAAATGA